One Symphalangus syndactylus isolate Jambi chromosome 9, NHGRI_mSymSyn1-v2.1_pri, whole genome shotgun sequence DNA segment encodes these proteins:
- the TUSC1 gene encoding tumor suppressor candidate gene 1 protein yields the protein MGPMWRMRGGATRRGSCCGGDGSADCRGPGRSGRARDGGSPSGGGGVGWRGRADGARQQLEERFADLAASHLEAIRARDEWDRQNARLRQENARLRLENRRLKRENRSLFRQALRLPGEGGDGTPAEARRVPEEASTNRRARDSGREDEPGSPRALRARLEKLEAMYRRALLQLHLEQRGPRPSGDKEEQPLQEPDSGLRSWDSEPSGPWL from the coding sequence ATGGGGCCGATGTGGCGCATGCGTGGTGGCGCCACCAGGCGCGGGAGTTGCTGCGGCGGGGACGGTTCTGCGGACTGCCGAGGGCCAGGCCGCTCGGGCCGGGCTCGTGATGGGGGCAGCCCCAGTGGCGGCGGCGGCGTGGGCTGGCGAGGCCGCGCGGACGGCGCCCGACAACAGCTGGAGGAGCGGTTTGCCGACCTGGCGGCTAGCCACTTGGAGGCCATCCGTGCGCGGGACGAGTGGGACCGGCAGAACGCGCGGCTGCGTCAGGAGAACGCCCGGCTGCGGCTCGAGAACCGGCGGCTGAAGCGCGAGAACCGCAGCCTCTTCCGTCAGGCTTTGCGGCTCCCCGGCGAAGGTGGCGACGGGACGCCCGCGGAGGCGCGCCGGGTCCCCGAAGAGGCCAGCACGAACCGGAGGGCTAGAGACAGCGGCCGAGAGGACGAGCCGGGCAGCCCCAGGGCCCTGAGGGCCCGACTTGAGAAGCTGGAGGCCATGTACCGCCGAGCCCTGCTGCAGCTGCACCTCGAGCAGCGGGGACCACGTCCGAGCGGGGACAAGGAGGAGCAGCCTCTACAGGAACCCGATTCCGGCCTCCGCTCCTGGGACTCAGAGCCCTCCGGACCCTGGCTGTAG